The following nucleotide sequence is from Bos indicus x Bos taurus breed Angus x Brahman F1 hybrid chromosome 26, Bos_hybrid_MaternalHap_v2.0, whole genome shotgun sequence.
aatggcaacccactccagtgttcttgcctggagaatcccagggaagggggagcctggtgggctgctgtctatggggttgcacagagtcggacatgactgaagcgacttagcagcagcagcagcaatggtgattattgttattattcagcAACTGGAAATTGGATCTGAAGCTAAAGTTAAGAGATATGATATAGTGTGTAGGAGAACTTAGTATCtatctaagagaaaaaaaaaaaaaaacaaacggagaaggcaatggcaccccactccagtactcttggctggaaaatcccatggatggaggagcctggtaggctgcagtccatggggtagtgaagagtcggacacgactgagcgacttcactttcacttttcactttcatgcattggagagggaaatggcaacccactccagtgttcttgcctggagaatcccagggaagggagagcctggtgggctgccatctatggggtcgcacaaagtcggacatgactgaagtgacttagcagcagcagcagcaagagaaaaaaaaaaaaaatcaggttctCTGTACTGGATGGCCACCTGGTCTTAAATCCCTTTCATAGCATTCTCATGCAGTCATTGTCCAGTATCTGAAAATTTCCTGGAATGAGGCCCTCACTACACCAGACAGGTGGTTTAGCACTGACATTTGACATACTGACAAATTCGAATTCCTCCCCAttgcttgtctttctctgcccTAGTGTTATCTTTTGAAACATATGAGGCCGTTCCGGTCCTTCACTGGATCTTAAAGGAAGGAACTGGAAAGGCCAGCCACTGCCCATTGTAGAAACCCCCTCAATGTGATCCTCAGAACGTGGTCCTTTGCTGACATTGTCAGAGGTGAAATGAATGTTTGTGAAGTGGCCTATTTCTTAATAGGAAGCACTCATGGATTGGAGGTTCTGCCATTTATGGAACTTAAGTTTTCCCTTCTATAACTTCTACCTCTTGGATATAGTGCCATCCTTGATTCCTGGCTCCCTTAGTTTATTTACCCTGGGCAAGTGACTCCAGCCCTCTGAGAGTGGAGAGTAGGGGAAATAATAGCACCTAATACATTGGGTTGTTGTAGGATTAAGTGGAATAGTCATGTCAAGCATTTAACATAGAGCATATAAtaggtggatcacaataaactgtggaaaattctgaaagagatgggaataccagaccacctgatctgcctcttgagaaatctgtatgcaggtcaggaagcaacagttagaactggacatggaacaacagactggttccaaataggaaaaggagtacgtcaaggctgtatattgtcatcctgtttatttaacttctatgcagagtacatcatgagaaacgctggactggaagaaacacaaggtggaattaATATTgcggagagaaatatcaataacctcagctatgcagatgacaccacccttatggcagaaagtgaagaagaactaaaaagcctcttgatgaaggtgaaagtgagagtgaaaaagttggcttaaagctcaacattcagaaaacgaagatcatggcatctggtcccatcacttcatgggaaatagatggggaaacagtggaaacagtgtcagactttatttttctgggctccaaaatcactgcagatggtgattgcagccatgaaattaaaagacgcttactccttggaaggaaagttatgaccaacctagatagcatattcaaaagcagagacattactttgccaacaaaggtccgtctagtcaaggctatggtttttcccgtggtcatgtatggatgtgagagttggactgtgaagaaggctgagcgccgaagaattgatgcttttgaactgtggtattggagaagactcttgagagtcccttggactgcaaggagatccaaccagtccattctaaagatcagccctgggtattctttggaaggaatgatgctaaagctgaaactccagtactttggccatctcatgtgaagagttgactcactggaaaaagactctgatgctgggagggattgggggcaggaggagaaggggacgacagaggatgagatggctggatggcatcactgattcgatggacatgagtctgagtgaactctgggagttggtgatggacagggaggcctggtgtgctgcgattcatggggttgcaaagagtcggacacgactgagagactgatctgatctgatagaataGGTGTTCTGAGTATCAGTGGGCATTTGACTAGGTGAAACCATTTTTCTCAGAATATATAGTCTTTACTGTCTTGGATAATAATCAGAGATGTTATGCTTCCTCCATAAAGGGTTGAGAACCAGTTCAGAGCAATACTAATTCTGAGGGGTAATTTAGAATTGAAGAGAAAAAGATATAGCTGTGAGTACCACCTAGTGGTCTTCTAGAAGTATAACAATTCAATCAGCAATgtcaggtggcacagtagtaaaggaatctgcctgctaatgcaggagacgccagagatgcgacttcgatccctgggtcagaagatcccttggagatggaaatggcaacccactccagtattcttgccaggaaaattccatggacaaaggagcctggtgggctacagtccaggggggtcgcagagtcggctatgactgagcacagcacagcagcagtaTTTAGGAAAAGTTCAGCTCACTGACCATCAGTTCTAACTGTGGTAGGCTCTCAGCAGACAGAAGAGTTTGATTTCCAACCCGTTTTCCAGATCCAGATGAGCTGAGTCTGAGTCCTCCAGAAAATAAGGGTAATCACAGATTTTATTTAGAGAGAAGTCAAGTCATCTCTTGGAATTAGTAGAGTGGAATGGGGAAATGTGAAATAATAATGCTTTCTTTTTGCTGATTTCTCCCTGGAAGTGAATGATGTTGCTTGTGCATAATCTGAGACCACTCATCGGCCTCTCTTTCCTCCCAAGTTGTCAGTGAACTTCGGTCCACCCCAGGGCATTTCCTTTCCAGATGGGGTACTGGAAGAAAATACGTTCCaagatttgaaaatgaaaattcttaaagggagtTGCTCACAAGAGGCTGACAGtcctactttaattttaaaaactttaattacAGATGTACAGAAAAGTTACAAGAATAATAGAAAGAGTTCTTATATGTATTTCACCCAAATGTCTCAAATGTGAATATTTCACTGTGGTTGCTTTTCCTTTATCACTCTCTCTTTGTCCaccttctacacacacacacacacacacacaaaactatttGAGAGTAAATTGTAGACATAATGCCCTGTTATtcctaaaaataagtaaatgatcaAAGTCAGGAAATTATAAACGATCCAGTGCTTTTATCTAATGAACACACCTTATTACAGTCTCACCAGTTATTCTACTAATAGcctttatagaaaaaggaaaaagtatggCCCAAAATATAATCCTAACTAGATGATcatattgcatttcattttcatgaTTCTATAGTCTCTCTTAatctttaaaagatttaaatactttaaaagtattttaggacaatttctttgtttttcatgaccTGTCTAAAAATAATTgacatattataaaaattttacagaATTATGGAAATATTAAAGAGTTTCATACTGaataacataaataataaattagtgAGGAAGTAGAAAAAGCTCTTCCTGGAGAGAATGCCAGCTAATAAACACAGAAGGAATGATAGAATGAGCAAATCACAGCTTGACAAccggaataataataattaggcAAAAGTCATCAATGGGTGATAAACTTGCAGGTGAAACATTGATGAATAAAGGATATTTACATAGTTTCAAAGTATTTTCCCAAAAAATATGTGTTcgttacaaagagaaaaataatatatgtatattgaaGAAAGCTGGAAGACACCATCTTAACAAGGGATCAAAGCTAGTGTCACCAGTAATATGCAGTTAGACAATTTGTGCCTCCtgatatcatgcactgaaaagGGCAGTCTCACTCTGGTATTCCTGACCAAACATGCATAACCTGGATTTAAACACAAGGAAACACCAGACAAATCTCATCTGAGGGGCAATCTATAAAGTAAATAGCTTATACTCTTCAAATTCTGCCAGTTAATCAGAAAATTTGTAACTTCCCTTGACAGCCCTACTTTGGTCTAGATGTGTGTGTCAAGGTGGTCAAGGGGGATCTGGTTCTTCAGGACAAAGGCCAGGTTTTATTTTGATCTTGGAATGCTCTGAGTCCCTCTCACAGAACAGCTGTGCCCAGCAGATTGCACTAGGGCCAAAGGTGCCATGCCTAGCTCCTACTCCAATGGCTGCAGAGTCACTGACTCCAAGGTCCAGGATGCCCATCTCCATGGCAAGGCATTTGGCCCTGGCTTTGGCATACTCGAGTTTGGAGGCATTTTTCCAAGCGCATTAATATAGGACAAATAAAGGGAAGCACTACCTGATGTAGAATGTAGAAATTTTTTGGCTCTGGGGAGTAAGAACTAGGAAGTTAAGCTGGCTCAGGAAGAGAAAAGTGACTATTTAGAATGACAATGTCAAGAGACAGTTACAGTGGAGTTTAGTCTTTCTGAGGGGAGttgggaagagaggaggagagctATAACTACAACTTTCCCTTAATTCCCTGGTTTCCCAATGCCACTGTAAGCCCCTTAGCCAACTCTAGAGGGGTAGATCCCATTCAGGTAGCATCTTTGACCTCAGGCAGTGGCTATCTTCTCTCTTCCggataatggagaaggaaacagtgtTCAGGACACAGCCTCTTGGGTTGGTTTCTAGTGACCTATGGAATGACAAGCTCCAGTGCCTATTACTACACCAAAGTGATGTCTGAGCTCTTCTTACATACCCCATCGGACACTGGAATCTCCTTCCAGGCCATCAGCAGCATGGAGGACTTCTGGGATGTGAGTATGAGATCTCCTCTACCCCTCCCCTCTTCTTCACAGTGGCCTAAAGCCTGAGGCCATGGGCCAGGTTTCAGGGCTGTCAAAGGGTAGATAAGGCCATATCCAGAGACAGGGCATTCCAGCATTAGGCTGAGTCATGGGGTCAGGCAAGAATTAATGGGTCAGACTAGACAGAGTTCAGGTGGTGATAGGTTAGAGATCGGGATGATAATCAGAGAGTCAAGTCAATGCTTAAACTAGTATTGAGAGTCAGAGGTAAAGCAGaacttcaaaatgtattttaagtaaAGAATAAGGCCACATCAGGCTGAGATTTGGCCAGAGTTCATGGCTAGGCTGAAGAGCCCAACAGAAGCAGACTGGAGACAAGCTGGAGGGGGTCAGTGAGTATGGGAAAAGGGAATTCTAAGGGTAAGAGTCAGCAGAGTCTGGGTCAGGTTCAACCCAGTTTGTGCTCTAGTTTGCCCAGGGCCCATTACTGGACAGCTTGTATTGGACCAAATGGTACAACAACCAGAGCCTGGGCCACGGCTCCCACTCCTTCATCTACTATGAGAACCTGTTGCTGGGGGTTCCGAGGCTGCGGCAGCTGCGGGTCCGCAATGACTCCTGCATGGTGCATGAGGACTTCCGCGAGGACATTCTGAGCTGCTACGATGTCTACTCCCCAGACGAGGAAGAGCAACTCCCCTTTGGGCCCCTCAATGGCACAGCGTGAGTGAGTCCCCCAACCAGTGTCGCAGGGCTTGCCCCTCTGAGCCTGATGCCATCCCAGGCTTGGGAACCATTTCCATTCAGACTTAAAGAGCCTTGGGGGTACTTGGTGGGGCGGTGAGAGGCGTCTCTCTGAGACCCATCTGTGACTGTTTGGAGACCCTGGTCTGGGTCATTGAGGAACAGAAAAGGTATGTGAGCAGACAGAGCCATAGCCTTCAGAGTTGTCTTCACACACAGGTCCCTGTCACAGCTGCCCTACTCTGGAGGCAGTCTTGCCAGAGGAAGCATCCTTTCTTGCCCAGAAGACCCTCCTGGGTATGGAGAATGGATCCACACAAGTCATGGCTGGAAGGGTCTGACCCTTGGAGCTAATAGGGGAAGGCAGCAAGGGGCCAAGGATGGATGAGGCAttagggaagaaagggaaagggtgAATAggacaggaaagaagaggagagaaataaGGGTTCAGGGAGGAAAGTTTGTGGACAAAACAGAGAATCATGAGGCTAAGTAGCCAGGTGCACATGAGAAGAAGGGGTCTTTTCTGGGCTACATGCTTTCCTCATGGGGACTACTCAGGCTGGAGTCAAAAGTGGACTTGGGTTTATTATCTGTAGACTTGGGTGACATTGTAAAATATCAGGAGATTTACATTTGAACTTCACTTCAGCCACTAACTAGCTGGATTATCTCAGACATCTGAGTATTAGTTTCATCCtctgtaaaatatgaataatatttttccttccttctcaaaTAGTTAGGTTAAacaagataatatatgtaaaatgtatatgCGATATATATAggtaatatatatgaaacaataaAGCCCAGACAGTTATAAAATGCTGCCATTGCCTTGGGAGTCCAGCTTCTGGGCCTGGCTCAGACCTCTCCACTCAGGTGGCTTCTTCTGTGACAGATGGACCTACCACTCGCAGGATGAGCTGGGGGGCTCCTCTCACTGGGGCCAGCTCACAAGCTACAGTGGAGGTGGCTACTACCTGGACCTTCCAGGATCTCGACGGGCCTGTGAAGAGGCACTCAAGGACCTTAAGGAGGGCCTATGGCTGGACAGGGGCACTCGGGTGGTCTTCATCGACTTCTCAGTCTACAATGCTAACATCAATCTTTTCTGTGTTCTGAGGTGGGTCCCCTTTCCCTGCCTTCCCTCTGTCACCCATGGTTCCTGGTTCACCTCTCCTCTGCTGGAGACCCTTCCTTAAATGTGTTccctgtggtgggggaggggagaggatgggAGGAACTGTCCCAGCACAGGCCCCACCAGACACCCCACTCCTCCCACAGACTGGTGGTGGAGTTTCCAGCTACAGGAGGTGCCATCCCATCCTGGCAAATCCGCACGGTTAAGCTGATCCGCTATGTCAGCAACTGGGACTTCTTTATCGTTGGCTGTGAGATTGCCTTCTGCATCTTCATCTTCTACTACGTAGTGGAGGAGATCCTAGAGCTCCGCATCCACAGGCTTCGTTACCTCAGCAGCATCTGGAACATTCTGGACCTGGTGGTCATCTTGGTGAGGGACAGATGTCCTAGACTTGGGACACCTGGGGTGGTGCAGGGAGGTCTACCCTGAGAGGGGCTCCCAGTTCTTCCTTCTGGCATCCCAAGTCCTTGGGACTTCTGGTCAAATCACTGTGTAACAGCTCCCTAATCCAGAGGCTGATGTGCCCCAGGCTCGGCCCTGGAAGAATCCTATCTCCATGTTTCCTCTCCCTCCGGCCTGTGATCCAGGCCCTGCTTCTTTTTTGTACCTGACGTTATGTTCCTCTTCTGTCTTTCCCCCTCATGACCTGTCCCCTTGAAACTCCTGCCTTTTCTCTTCTATTAAAAttttctgcctcttcatcttcGTCTCCTTCCTATTAACAGGACACATGCATGTCCGACCAAGGCTGGAAAGAGGTGGGGGAAATAAAATTGCTTGGCTCCATCTCTCCATGGTCCTTTACAATCTACATATTTACCACTGGCCTCACAGCCTTCTCTTGGACTTTAAGCTGTTCCCCCAATCATCCTATCCAGTTCCACTTGAACCTAAGATAGTCAACCACTCAGCAGGGAGAGAGGTGTTTTTCTACCTACCTGTCTTACCCACCCCAGGTCTCCCCTGGGACTTCATGGTTGAACTTCCCTTGAGATTCTCTTGACTCTCTGACACTCCCCAACTCCCGTTGTGACAGCTCTCCATTATGGCTGTGGGCTTCCACATATTCCGAACCCTCGAGGTGAATCGGCTGATGGGGAAGCTTTTACAGCAGCCAAACATGTATGCTGACTTTGAGTTCCTCGCCTTCTGGCAGACACAGTACAACAACATGAACGCCGTCAACCTCTTCTTTGCCTGGATCAAGGTACCTTGGGGCTCCGCACCCTCAGCAGCACCTCAGGGCACGCATTCTCCCTTCCCTAGGACTTGTCTCAttttccttgtctggttttggcaacTCCTGTGGCCTCCCTAGGCCCCCGGAGTGGACTGTTTCaggctttcctctttcttccctaaTTACTTGGTTCAATATGGCCCTTTCAGATATTCAAGTACATCAGCTTCAACAAGACCATGACCCAGCTCTCCTCCACGCTGGCCCGCTGTGCCAAGGACATCTTGGGCTTTGCCGTCATGTTCTTCCTTGTGTTTTTCGCCTACGCCCAGCTGGGCTACCTGCTTTTCGGGACCCAAGTGGAAAACTTCAGCACTTTCGtcaagtgcatgtgtgtgtccttCCCCCTCCACTCCTCCCTGGCCCCTCACCCTCTGGCTCTAGGGGTGTGTGTATCCTTGGGGAATTTGGGTGGATGTGGATGTGGGTGTCTCTGTGCTTAAAGCATCTGGATGAGTCCCCAGAAGCcctagtgtgtgtgctcagcatcTCTGACCTTGTTCTGTCTGCATCAGATTGGGTCAGGGGTCTGAGTTCACTGAAGAGCagtagggagggaagtgggatggCGTCAAGGTTATGGTTGGGCTCAGGGTGAAGCCCAGGCCATGGTGTCTCAGCTTCACTCAGTTCCGGATCATCCTTGGGGACTTTGACTACAATGCTATTGACAACGCCAACCGCATCCTGGGACCTGTTTACTTTGTCACCTACGTCTTCTTCGTCTTCTTCGTGCTCCTGGTGAGGGTCCCACTGAGGGATGGGGATTTGGGAACATGAGGAGTGGAGATGTGAATGGCCTGCAAGGTGGGGTTTTGTCCCCCACTCCACCCATGTTCTACACTAATAATTACGGAGGGTTTCTCAAACCAAGGATGGAGAGGTGGGGGGCGAGGAGAACCTCTGTATTTTCTGAAGGTTGGCCAGTGTGTGGTCAGCACAGTTAGGCAGTTTGCAGAGTATAAAGGAATCTGCAGGCTCCCTCCCTAAAATCAAACCCCTGTCCTCCAAGgatggaaagagaaggaaggctaCTTCATGGGGAGAAGGGCCTGCCCTTGGAAGCTTTTCTGCCTATTTTCTAAGACCCTCTTTCCCCTGGGGCTCTCTGGCTCTTTCTACTACCATTGTTTGGTATTTGCTCTCTCTCCCTGCCAACCATGAAAGAtctgtgtttgatttttgttagAAAAGCCAGCAGGTTTCTTTATTTGATTGGTGGACAGGGATACAGATATGGATTTGGGGATAGACGGTGAAGAGAGCACAATTTTACTCTCACCTTGGAAAGTTTCTGGCTTCAGTGACAAGCAGACCCTTCCATGAAGGGGGCCTGTGGCGTATGTTGGGGTATCTTTGTGGCCGGATTACTGCAGCAGGAAGGGAGGACATCAGGTTGATGAAGGGGCatgacccccactcccacccccacaacAGAACTGTGCTGAAAGCCTGGGCTCTGGGGACCCTGAGATGTGGGGATCAGTGGGCTGCAGAGATGGCGCTGGAGGTATTGGCCTTTTTGGAACACATGTTGGGACGTTCATAGGGTCCGTGGGCTTGATGCTGTCAGTGGATCTGGAAGTGAGGACTCTGGTCCCTGCTTTCTCCTCCAGAACATGTTCCTGGCCATCATCAATGACACATATTCAGAGGTCAAGGAGGAGCTGGCTGGACAAAAGGATGAGCTACAGCTTTCAGACCTCCTGAGACAGGTGACTACTCAGTCTCCTTGAGCCGCACATGTACATCAGGGCCCAGGTCAAGGCTCTGTGTCCTGGTCTGCGCCTGATGGGTTAGGGGCCTGTGCTCTCGTGTGCCTTCAGCTTATCCCTGGGATCCTGTCACCCTGTGAGTGCAGGTGGGACAAGAGATGAGGAGGAGGTTGCAGGAGGGAACCAGGCCTGTTTCTTTTCCCTGTCCAGGGCTACAACAAGACCCTACGGAGGCTGCATCTGAGGAAGGAGCAGGTTTCAGATGTGCAGAAGGTCCTGCAGGCTGGGGAGCAGGAGATCCAGTTCGAGGACTTCACCAACACCTTGAGGGAGTGAGCAAGCAGAGATCCAACCTTCTCTGACATTGATCTATAAGTCCTTGACCCTCAAGCATATGCCCTTTGCCTATAACCCTCCAATCTTGGCCCATGGGCCTCTGACCTTGTTTTACAGGCCTTTAACCTTGGCTTATCggagaaggcatggcaccccactccagtactcttgcctggaaaatcccatggatgaaggagcctggtgggctgcagtccatggggtctcgaagagtcagacatgactgaacgacttccctttcacttttcactttcatgcattggagaaggaaatggcaacccactccagtgttcttgcctggagagtcccagggacggaggagcctggtggactgccgtttatggggtcgcacagagtcagacacgactgaagtgacttagcagcagcagcagcagcaaccttggtTTATAGGTCTCTTATCCTGACCTTCAGAACTGTGCCCCTGGTTTAAAGGACTCTGATTGTTCTATTCTGGACCTTGTTGAACAACCCTTAGCACCAGTGTAATACCATGATTCCCTAATCATTGTATACATGCCTCACTCCCACAAAACTCTGAGCTCAATTCTATGCTCCCTCACAAACACAGGATTATTTCCTTAGCCATCCTCTCCCTGCTTCTCAGTTAAACATATTAATAAACATTGATCAGATATATTGTGAGTACCAGCTGTGGGCCAGGCatataattaaatgagataatctttGTCTTTCAGGAATTCACAGACATAtaagcaaataaacagaaatcacAGAACAGTGATTCTGTTCCACAACAGAAATAACTAAAAGCAAGGGAGCATGGAGGTATAAAAGCACATACAAAGGCAAAGAGGTCTGAAACTGAGCCACATGCACAGGACTAATAAGTAACTGAGCATTGTAAGGCAGTAAATGAAAGGTTGGGCAACGCAGACGAGGCGGAGAAATGGGCTAAGGCCACATTGGGAAAAGCCCTGAACACCACTTCTCTATCCAAAGAATACGGTGCCCAGGAGAGGTTTTAAGCAGGGAAGGAGTATAGTTAGTCTTGTACtcttttttttgggtgggggtaggggaggggccggagaaggcaatggcaccccactccaatactcttgcctggaaaatcccatggacggaggagcctggtgggctgtagtccatggggtcgctgagtcagacacgactgagcaacttcactttcacttttcactttcatgcattggagaaggaaatggcaacccactccagtgttcttgcctggagaatcccagggacgggggagcctggtgggctgccgtctatggggtcccacagagtcggacacgactgaagcgacttagcagcagcagcagcaagggagggGCATGCAGTGCAGCTTtcgggattttagttccctgaccagggatcaaacctgggcccttggcagtgaaagtgcaagtcctaaccactggaccgccaggaaattcAATAGGCTTGTACTTTAGAATAATGTAACTCTAGTTGCATTATGAAGAATGGATTTCAGGGGTAGGTAATGAAGGGAAGGCCACAGGGCAGGGGGTAGGGAGCAGGTAGAGGGTGGGTTATTTGGAGGCAAAGAGATTTTGCAGTAATTCTTTTAGGAGATCCTGAGGGCCTGAACCTAGTCAGCAGGAgtcagggaaggaagaaatagattcaagggattgtgTGAGGGGTTTCAAACCACTAGACCTTGACATCCTGGCTTTCTCATGTGGCCCCCTTTGTCTCTAGAGAGCAAGACTCTTGCCAGAGTCTagcaaaaaaaaagagtgaggagTCCATAATGGAGAGCTCACAGCCATGGCAGGTCAGAGGTCATTTCATCCCCCTGTTCTCTTCAGGCTGGAGCACACAGAGCATGAGACGACCAAGCTCACGGCTGCCTTCACCAGGTTTGACCAAGATGGGAACGGCGTCCTAGACGAGAAGGAGCAGAAGGAGACGCAGCAGAAGCTGGAGGGGGAGAGGGTGAGCCCAGGCAGCTGGTGGAGAGGCTACAAGGAAACTGctcatcctcctcttcctgcaGCACACCCCGAACACTAACCAACTTGGAAATCCTCCAATGGATGGGCGGGAAAGACCTCTCTAgaatagtggttctcaaactgctGTGTGGTAGAACCCCCTGGAGAGTTTTAAAACATCCTCATGCTCAGGCCACACACTCcagatcagaatctctgggggagTCAGTGGGGGTCAGCCATCATTTGTTTTCGATGTGGTTCTGCCAGAATTGGACActggctgttttttgttttttaattaatcaatttatttattcatggctgTACTGGATCTCTgttgcgggctttctctagttgtggtgtgcaggcttctcattgcggtggcttctcttattgtagaGTATGGGCTCTAGGACATGTGAGCCTCAGTAGCTGTcgtatgtgggctcagtagttgcggctcccgggctctagagcacaggctcagtagctgtggtgcatgggcttcgctGGTCCATGGCATAGTGGGATCTTCCCCTGTCAGGGACTggatccacgtctcctgcattggcagatggattctttaccactgaaccatcagggaagcctcatcagtcgttttttttttttttttttccagtttttaaatatctttatttacaAATTGGTATATTACCAGTCAGTTTGAATGCCATATGTGTGATAAAATAGATTATGAGAAATATCATATTTACAATGAAATCATtattttgtataactgaatcacctagTAGGCTACCTCTTGCAATAATAACTTAATGGGCCCAAATGTGCCCTTTGAATGGACCAATTTTATGCTTCTCTTAGAAAATTTTGAGTTCGGTGTAGTTTCTTGGTGCTTCTTTCTGTGATCCAAGTCTTAAGAGAAAATCCCAATGGAACCAGACCTCTCTGGGATTGAGGAGAGACAGGAGTGAAAGAAAAGACATCCTGTCACATCTTAGTCCCGCAACTGCTATGCTTTGCGGCAGGAGGAAAGAATCAGTCCCAAGAATTAC
It contains:
- the PKD2L1 gene encoding polycystic kidney disease 2-like 1 protein, giving the protein MNAVGSPEEQELQELGSGAWDNPTYSGPPSPRGTLKIYTISSAVLSQPQPKQPEDGPQEKAHRTLVSSCCLRICHGIRGLWGTTLTENTAENRELYVKTTLRELLVYVVFLVDICLLTYGMTSSSAYYYTKVMSELFLHTPSDTGISFQAISSMEDFWDFAQGPLLDSLYWTKWYNNQSLGHGSHSFIYYENLLLGVPRLRQLRVRNDSCMVHEDFREDILSCYDVYSPDEEEQLPFGPLNGTAWTYHSQDELGGSSHWGQLTSYSGGGYYLDLPGSRRACEEALKDLKEGLWLDRGTRVVFIDFSVYNANINLFCVLRLVVEFPATGGAIPSWQIRTVKLIRYVSNWDFFIVGCEIAFCIFIFYYVVEEILELRIHRLRYLSSIWNILDLVVILLSIMAVGFHIFRTLEVNRLMGKLLQQPNMYADFEFLAFWQTQYNNMNAVNLFFAWIKIFKYISFNKTMTQLSSTLARCAKDILGFAVMFFLVFFAYAQLGYLLFGTQVENFSTFVKCIFTQFRIILGDFDYNAIDNANRILGPVYFVTYVFFVFFVLLNMFLAIINDTYSEVKEELAGQKDELQLSDLLRQGYNKTLRRLHLRKEQVSDVQKVLQAGEQEIQFEDFTNTLRELEHTEHETTKLTAAFTRFDQDGNGVLDEKEQKETQQKLEGERVAVHAEIENLGWSIVRSPPGESSPKQAAKTGGWVSGEEFYTLTRRVLQLETVLEGVMTQVDAMRSKLTMVERKGWLAPLPGAGEQGIWEHLQAAPAVTPAPWGL